The Microbacterium sp. LWH7-1.2 genome window below encodes:
- a CDS encoding GNAT family N-acetyltransferase: MSTRETTYGRLGETERAAFRAGPVDEESAGRLAANGLDYRRIAVDSDEYVGWLQSVSRGFQDGERTAEQIAASRERSGYRRLTGVFDPASPMDAPVATIASWLGELAVPGEAMIPSCAISAVTVAPTHRRKGVARAMLEGELRAAQAAGIPMAMLTVSESPLYGRYGFAPAAAGTSWRIETKRAGWIGPQPTGRIDFISRERVRELMPALHERVRHRRPGEIEVPGSHWDGFAGTNPAAEKTAEKRAVQYSDAAGDVRGVAVYAVRENHDDFTKATVSVHYLLAETDDAYAALWRFLLELDLVAEVHAGELSVDEPLLWMIADQRAAKVSVRDHQYVRIIDVVAALETRRYGSPGTLVLDVSDPLGIAAGRYLLQADGRGAARVRSIGEGESVDAATVMLGVAELSATYLGGVSLATLAAAGRVTVTDASAEASVDALAMATRVLGWHTAPRLSIWY, encoded by the coding sequence ATGAGCACGCGCGAAACGACCTACGGTCGCCTCGGCGAGACCGAGCGCGCCGCTTTCCGCGCCGGACCCGTCGACGAGGAGTCGGCGGGCCGGCTCGCGGCGAACGGACTGGACTACCGGCGCATCGCCGTCGACAGCGACGAGTACGTCGGCTGGCTGCAATCCGTCTCGCGGGGCTTCCAGGACGGTGAGCGCACAGCCGAGCAGATCGCGGCGTCGCGCGAGCGCAGCGGCTACCGGCGGCTCACCGGCGTCTTCGATCCGGCGTCGCCGATGGATGCGCCCGTGGCGACGATCGCATCGTGGCTCGGCGAGCTCGCGGTGCCCGGTGAGGCGATGATCCCCTCGTGCGCGATCTCCGCGGTCACGGTCGCCCCGACCCACCGGCGCAAGGGCGTCGCGCGCGCGATGCTCGAGGGGGAGCTGCGAGCGGCCCAGGCGGCCGGCATCCCGATGGCGATGCTCACGGTGAGCGAGTCGCCTCTGTACGGGCGCTACGGGTTCGCGCCTGCCGCGGCCGGCACCTCGTGGCGGATCGAGACGAAGCGGGCCGGCTGGATCGGCCCGCAGCCCACCGGGCGGATCGACTTCATCAGCCGCGAGCGGGTGCGCGAGCTGATGCCGGCTCTGCACGAGCGGGTGCGGCACCGTCGCCCGGGCGAGATCGAAGTGCCGGGCAGCCACTGGGACGGGTTCGCCGGCACCAACCCGGCGGCCGAGAAGACCGCGGAGAAGCGCGCGGTGCAGTACTCCGACGCTGCCGGCGACGTGCGCGGGGTCGCGGTGTACGCGGTCCGCGAGAACCACGACGACTTCACCAAGGCGACCGTCTCGGTCCACTACCTGCTGGCCGAGACCGACGACGCGTACGCCGCGCTGTGGCGGTTCCTGCTCGAGCTCGACCTCGTGGCCGAGGTGCACGCGGGCGAGCTGTCGGTCGACGAGCCGCTGCTGTGGATGATCGCCGACCAGCGCGCGGCCAAGGTCAGCGTGCGCGACCACCAGTACGTGCGGATCATCGACGTCGTCGCCGCGCTCGAGACCCGCCGTTACGGCAGCCCGGGCACGCTGGTGCTCGACGTCTCCGACCCGCTCGGCATCGCCGCCGGCCGCTACCTGCTCCAGGCCGACGGGCGCGGCGCCGCGCGCGTGCGGAGTATCGGCGAGGGCGAATCGGTCGACGCGGCGACGGTGATGCTCGGCGTCGCCGAATTGTCGGCCACGTACCTCGGCGGCGTGTCGCTCGCGACGCTTGCCGCAGCAGGACGCGTGACGGTGACGGATGCCTCGGCCGAGGCATCCGTCGACGCGCTCGCCATGGCGACCCGCGTTCTCGGCTGGCACACGGCGCCGCGCCTGAGCATCTGGTATTGA
- a CDS encoding iron ABC transporter substrate-binding protein, which translates to MPSRLPSSARLRHFLVVPVMLAGLALAGCAGGAGGDDAADPDALVVYNAQHEQLTEEWADAFTAETGIDVVLRNGDDSELANQLVQEGKASKADVFLTENSPAMSLVEEADLFAAVDPSTLALVPEQFRPASGLWTGIAARSTVLVYNPELISESELPASLLDLADAQWKGKWGAAPAKADFQAIVSAVLATQGEDGARDWLHGMAENAVEYRNNIVTMKAVNAGEVPMGIIYHYYWFRDQDAAAEDSAGTKLHYFGNQDPGAFVSISGGGVLKNAPHADEAQQFLAFIAGEHGQKILGEGYSFEYPVASDVAAKPELPPLAELDAPVIDPSTLNGPAVIELMTEAGLL; encoded by the coding sequence ATGCCTTCACGCCTCCCGTCTTCCGCGCGCCTGCGCCACTTCCTCGTCGTGCCGGTGATGCTCGCGGGCCTCGCCCTGGCCGGCTGTGCCGGCGGAGCCGGGGGCGATGACGCTGCCGATCCGGACGCCCTCGTCGTGTACAACGCGCAGCACGAGCAGCTCACCGAGGAGTGGGCCGACGCGTTCACCGCCGAGACCGGCATCGATGTCGTGCTCCGCAACGGCGACGACAGCGAGCTGGCCAATCAGCTCGTCCAGGAGGGGAAGGCCTCCAAGGCCGACGTGTTCCTCACCGAGAACTCGCCGGCGATGTCGCTGGTCGAAGAAGCGGACCTCTTCGCTGCGGTGGACCCGTCCACCCTGGCGCTCGTTCCCGAGCAGTTCCGTCCGGCCTCCGGCCTCTGGACGGGGATCGCGGCCCGCTCGACCGTGCTGGTGTACAACCCGGAGCTGATCTCGGAGAGCGAGCTCCCGGCATCGCTTCTCGACCTCGCCGACGCGCAGTGGAAGGGCAAGTGGGGTGCCGCGCCGGCGAAGGCCGACTTCCAGGCGATCGTGTCGGCCGTGCTCGCGACCCAGGGTGAGGACGGCGCGCGCGACTGGCTGCACGGCATGGCCGAGAACGCTGTCGAGTACCGCAACAACATCGTCACCATGAAGGCGGTCAACGCCGGCGAGGTGCCGATGGGCATCATCTACCACTACTACTGGTTCCGCGATCAGGACGCCGCAGCCGAAGACAGCGCCGGCACGAAGCTGCACTACTTCGGCAACCAGGATCCGGGTGCCTTCGTCAGCATCTCGGGCGGCGGTGTGCTGAAGAACGCGCCCCACGCCGATGAGGCGCAGCAGTTCCTCGCGTTCATCGCGGGGGAGCACGGGCAGAAGATCCTCGGCGAGGGGTACAGCTTCGAGTATCCCGTCGCCTCCGACGTCGCGGCCAAGCCCGAACTGCCCCCGCTCGCCGAGCTCGACGCACCCGTGATCGACCCGTCCACGCTCAACGGGCCCGCGGTCATCGAGCTCATGACGGAAGCCGGACTCCTCTGA
- a CDS encoding iron ABC transporter permease gives MGWEQLSALVFRPKVAELLVNTVLLVAIGVPATVVLGVGGAWLVERTTLPGRGVFKVALAAPLAIPAFVASYGWASAIPAMSGLWAAVLVATLAYFPLVYLPALAAIRGLDPALEESARSLGMGSWAVFFRVVAPQLRLAVLGGALVVALHLLAEYGAFAFLRFDTFTTAIVVAYESMFAGPNAAALGLVLALLCLILLGAESAARGRARYARVGGGTPHPAETLGLGRLTVPALAAMVAVLAGALVVPLASVVRWLMRADAAAFGDVGIAALQTLGLALAGAVCTIAVALPFAWLAVRYPGRLSWLLEGAAYLASSLPAIIVALSFVAVTLAFAPSLYQTAFTVVAAYVVIFLPRALVPLRAGLSQVPESLEEAARALAVPPAAARLRVTVPLLLPAIGAGAALVALGAANELTATLLLAPTGTSTVATSFWSAASALDYPTAAPYAVLLVLLSVPAVALMFTHATGRTLR, from the coding sequence ATGGGCTGGGAACAGCTGTCGGCCCTCGTCTTCCGGCCGAAGGTGGCCGAGTTGCTCGTCAACACAGTGCTGCTGGTGGCGATCGGCGTGCCCGCGACCGTCGTCCTCGGAGTCGGCGGCGCCTGGCTGGTCGAGCGCACGACGCTCCCGGGCCGCGGGGTCTTCAAGGTCGCCCTCGCCGCCCCGCTGGCGATCCCCGCGTTCGTCGCCAGCTATGGCTGGGCCAGTGCGATCCCGGCCATGAGCGGCCTGTGGGCAGCGGTGCTGGTCGCGACGCTGGCGTACTTCCCGCTGGTGTACCTGCCCGCCCTCGCGGCGATCAGGGGTCTGGATCCTGCGCTCGAGGAATCGGCGCGCTCCCTCGGCATGGGGTCATGGGCGGTGTTCTTCCGCGTCGTCGCGCCGCAGCTGCGGCTGGCGGTGCTCGGCGGGGCCCTCGTGGTCGCTCTTCACCTGTTGGCCGAGTACGGCGCGTTCGCCTTCCTGCGCTTCGACACGTTCACCACGGCCATCGTCGTCGCTTACGAGAGCATGTTCGCCGGCCCCAACGCGGCCGCGCTCGGGCTGGTGCTCGCGCTCCTGTGCCTGATCCTCCTCGGCGCCGAGTCGGCCGCCCGCGGCCGCGCCCGCTACGCCCGTGTGGGCGGCGGTACTCCGCACCCGGCGGAGACCCTGGGGCTCGGCCGGCTGACCGTGCCGGCGCTCGCCGCGATGGTCGCGGTGCTGGCGGGTGCTCTCGTGGTGCCGCTGGCGAGCGTGGTCCGGTGGCTCATGAGAGCGGATGCCGCGGCCTTCGGCGACGTCGGTATCGCGGCGCTCCAGACCCTCGGCCTCGCACTGGCGGGTGCGGTTTGCACGATCGCCGTCGCACTGCCGTTCGCGTGGCTGGCGGTGCGCTACCCGGGACGGCTGTCATGGCTGCTCGAGGGCGCCGCCTATCTGGCCAGCAGCCTCCCGGCGATCATCGTGGCGCTCTCGTTCGTGGCGGTGACCCTCGCATTCGCGCCGTCGCTCTACCAGACGGCGTTCACCGTGGTCGCGGCCTACGTCGTGATCTTCCTGCCGCGGGCGCTCGTGCCGCTGCGCGCCGGACTCTCGCAGGTGCCGGAATCCCTCGAGGAGGCCGCGCGCGCTCTCGCGGTGCCTCCTGCCGCCGCCCGGCTGCGGGTCACCGTGCCGCTGCTGCTCCCGGCGATCGGCGCGGGTGCCGCCCTCGTGGCGCTCGGCGCGGCCAACGAGCTCACCGCGACGCTGCTGCTCGCCCCGACCGGCACGAGCACGGTGGCCACGAGCTTCTGGTCGGCGGCGTCCGCCCTCGACTACCCGACGGCCGCACCTTACGCGGTGCTTCTCGTGCTCCTGTCGGTGCCTGCGGTCGCCCTCATGTTCACCCATGCGACAGGGAGGACCCTCAGATGA
- a CDS encoding ABC transporter ATP-binding protein has translation MTLRLEGVSKAYGGTEVLRDVSLDVPRGTRLALVGASGSGKTTLLRLVAGFVDPDAGVISLDGRELSGHGRTVPTHRRGIGYVAQDGALFPHLSVARNIAFGLPRGPGRAERVRELLELASLHPDLAARMPHELSGGQQQRVALARALAQNPAVILLDEPFSALDTGLRSATRDAVVDVLERSGVTAVLVTHDQPEALSFGHQVGVLVGGRLVQSGDPMAVYDAPVDASVALFLGDALVVPARSDPDGVECGFGRLTVRHDLSGGAARVRAMVRPEQLRVAAAAHGAAATLAPVANGTVVAVRPAGSTADLRLRVGTGEFEAELMYRVPQHRAAAFAPGTAVRVIVEGGVVLYAAAGETATTGSVVTRGAAAG, from the coding sequence ATGACGCTTCGGCTGGAGGGAGTGTCGAAGGCGTACGGCGGCACGGAGGTGCTGCGCGACGTGTCGCTGGATGTTCCCCGAGGCACGCGCCTGGCACTCGTCGGCGCCTCGGGAAGCGGCAAGACCACGCTGCTGCGCCTGGTCGCGGGATTCGTCGACCCCGACGCCGGCGTGATCAGCCTGGACGGCCGCGAGCTGTCAGGGCATGGCAGAACGGTGCCCACCCACCGGCGCGGCATCGGCTATGTCGCGCAGGACGGCGCACTGTTCCCGCACCTGTCGGTGGCCCGCAACATCGCCTTCGGGCTCCCGCGCGGACCCGGTCGGGCCGAGCGCGTGCGCGAACTGCTCGAGCTGGCGTCGCTGCACCCGGACCTCGCCGCGCGCATGCCGCACGAGCTGTCCGGCGGTCAGCAGCAGCGGGTGGCCCTGGCGCGCGCGCTCGCCCAGAATCCCGCGGTGATCCTGCTCGACGAGCCGTTCAGCGCGCTCGACACGGGTCTGCGGTCGGCGACACGCGATGCCGTGGTCGACGTCCTGGAGCGCAGCGGCGTCACCGCCGTGCTGGTGACCCACGATCAGCCCGAGGCGCTGTCGTTCGGGCACCAGGTCGGTGTGCTCGTCGGCGGTCGCCTGGTGCAGTCCGGCGATCCGATGGCGGTGTACGACGCGCCCGTCGACGCGAGCGTGGCGCTCTTCCTGGGCGATGCGCTCGTGGTTCCCGCGCGCTCCGATCCGGACGGTGTCGAGTGCGGGTTCGGCCGGCTGACCGTGCGGCACGACCTGTCGGGCGGAGCCGCGCGCGTGCGGGCGATGGTGCGCCCGGAACAGCTGCGCGTGGCCGCGGCGGCGCATGGGGCGGCCGCCACGCTGGCCCCGGTGGCCAACGGCACCGTCGTCGCGGTGCGTCCCGCCGGGTCGACCGCCGACCTGCGTCTTCGCGTCGGCACGGGGGAGTTCGAGGCGGAGCTCATGTACCGCGTGCCGCAGCACCGGGCGGCCGCGTTCGCGCCCGGCACGGCCGTGCGTGTGATCGTCGAGGGCGGTGTCGTGCTCTATGCCGCGGCGGGTGAGACCGCGACGACGGGAAGCGTCGTCACGCGCGGCGCAGCCGCAGGCTGA
- a CDS encoding AMP-binding protein, with protein MTATAPALGLSLLGGDPDHAALIADGTRIDYAELAERVTRRRDELGAVRRLVMVAAGNTVEPIVTYLAALEGGHPVLLVSGEEDDASRAHRTSLIARFDPDVVAHGGPSGWTLDERRPGSRHEFHPDLAVLSSTSGSTGSPKLVRLSVENVRSNAAAIAEYLRLTPSDRAATTLPPQYCYGLSVINSHLLTGASLLLTERSVADEEFWTRARAHAVTSFAGVPYTFELLEARGFDGADLPSLRYLTQAGGRMTPDAVRRFAHLGRERGFELFVMYGQTEATARMAYLPPDLALTHAGAIGRPIPGGAFRIDTVDGAESGELVYEGPNVMMGYAHGPEDFALGRTVTELRTGDVARLRTDGLYEIVGRMNRFVKVFGLRLDLDRVENLLAEEGIEVRAASADERLLLFATSERAAARARERAAALTGVPARVIGAYAVSEFPRTSSGKRDYAALVRFAAAHDHSTAAPRPTAPAAVTAETVRDLYAMLLGEPDAGIDDTFAGLGGDSLSYVEVSLRLEEMVGTLPRDWPTRTPRELAESASPPQPSVVNAEPDAAPAGAAAASVTGTSRRRLSWTRLETPVVLRAVAIFLIVATHADLLALKGGAHLLLAVAGYNLARFQLAPVAGTARLRRLGRSAAQLAVPAVLWIGAVALVTGQYSPTTVALVNNFVPSDGRWNEQWQFWFLEAMLWSFAGAAALFAVRRVERLERRAPFGFALVTLAVALAARFAIAGPTAEYVERYSAPVVLWLVALGWLVARADTTARRILVSAVTVAATFGFFGDPWREAIVAEGILALVWIRAIPLPRIAVPLVVTVAGASLFVYLTHWQVYPPFEESAPWLGTLLSFVVGVIAYRLYLSAGAGAAAGWARLRRATAPLSLRLRRA; from the coding sequence ATGACCGCCACTGCGCCCGCCCTCGGCCTCTCCCTCCTCGGAGGGGACCCCGACCACGCGGCGCTGATCGCCGACGGCACGCGGATCGACTACGCGGAACTTGCCGAGCGGGTGACACGACGCCGCGACGAGCTCGGCGCCGTCCGCCGGCTGGTGATGGTCGCGGCCGGCAACACCGTCGAGCCGATCGTCACCTACCTGGCAGCCCTCGAGGGCGGGCACCCGGTGCTCCTCGTGTCGGGCGAAGAGGACGACGCCTCACGCGCCCACCGCACGTCGCTGATCGCACGATTCGATCCGGACGTCGTCGCGCACGGCGGGCCCTCGGGCTGGACGCTGGACGAGCGCCGCCCCGGGAGCCGGCACGAGTTCCACCCCGACCTCGCCGTCCTCTCGAGCACATCGGGCTCCACCGGCTCGCCGAAGCTCGTGCGTCTGTCGGTCGAGAACGTCCGCAGCAACGCGGCGGCGATCGCCGAGTACCTCCGGCTGACGCCGAGCGATCGAGCCGCGACCACACTGCCGCCGCAGTACTGCTACGGACTGTCGGTGATCAACAGCCACCTGCTGACCGGGGCGAGCCTGCTGCTCACCGAGCGCTCCGTCGCCGACGAGGAGTTCTGGACGCGGGCCCGCGCCCACGCCGTCACTTCGTTCGCCGGCGTCCCGTACACGTTCGAGCTGCTGGAGGCGAGGGGCTTCGACGGTGCCGACCTGCCGTCGCTGCGCTACCTCACGCAGGCGGGCGGCCGGATGACCCCCGACGCCGTGCGACGGTTCGCGCACCTCGGGCGGGAGCGCGGCTTCGAGCTCTTCGTGATGTACGGGCAGACCGAGGCCACGGCGCGCATGGCATACCTCCCGCCCGACCTGGCGCTGACGCACGCCGGCGCCATCGGACGTCCCATCCCCGGCGGCGCCTTCCGCATCGACACCGTCGACGGCGCCGAGTCCGGCGAGCTCGTGTACGAGGGCCCGAACGTCATGATGGGGTACGCGCACGGACCCGAGGACTTCGCCCTGGGGCGCACCGTGACCGAGCTGCGCACCGGCGACGTCGCGCGGCTGCGCACCGATGGGCTGTACGAGATCGTCGGCCGCATGAACCGCTTCGTGAAGGTGTTCGGCCTGCGCCTCGACCTCGATCGCGTCGAGAACCTCCTCGCCGAGGAGGGGATCGAGGTGCGCGCGGCGAGCGCCGACGAGCGGCTGCTGCTGTTCGCGACCTCCGAGCGCGCGGCCGCCCGTGCGCGCGAGCGCGCCGCGGCCCTCACAGGCGTGCCGGCACGGGTGATCGGCGCGTACGCGGTGTCCGAGTTCCCGCGGACCTCCAGCGGCAAGCGCGACTATGCCGCGCTGGTGCGCTTCGCTGCCGCCCACGACCACAGCACGGCTGCCCCACGACCGACGGCTCCGGCCGCCGTCACGGCAGAGACCGTGCGCGACCTGTACGCGATGCTTCTCGGTGAGCCCGACGCGGGCATCGACGACACGTTCGCGGGGCTCGGCGGCGATTCCCTGAGTTACGTCGAGGTGTCCCTGCGACTCGAGGAGATGGTCGGCACGCTCCCCCGGGACTGGCCGACGCGCACTCCGCGCGAGCTCGCCGAATCCGCTTCGCCCCCGCAGCCGTCGGTCGTGAACGCGGAACCGGATGCCGCGCCAGCAGGTGCTGCGGCGGCATCGGTCACGGGGACCAGTCGTCGCCGGCTCTCGTGGACGCGCCTCGAGACGCCGGTCGTGCTGCGGGCGGTGGCGATCTTCCTCATCGTCGCGACCCACGCCGATCTCCTTGCCCTGAAGGGCGGTGCGCACCTCCTCCTCGCCGTCGCCGGCTACAACCTCGCGAGATTCCAGCTGGCGCCCGTTGCGGGCACCGCGCGCCTGCGTCGCCTCGGGCGCAGCGCCGCCCAGCTCGCGGTGCCGGCGGTGCTGTGGATCGGCGCGGTGGCGCTCGTCACGGGCCAGTACTCGCCGACGACCGTCGCGCTCGTGAACAACTTCGTCCCCAGCGACGGTCGGTGGAACGAGCAGTGGCAGTTCTGGTTCCTCGAGGCGATGCTCTGGTCGTTCGCGGGCGCGGCGGCGCTCTTCGCCGTGCGCCGCGTCGAACGGCTCGAGCGCCGGGCGCCGTTCGGGTTCGCTCTGGTGACGCTCGCGGTCGCGCTCGCTGCCCGCTTCGCGATCGCCGGGCCCACCGCCGAGTACGTGGAGCGGTACTCCGCCCCTGTCGTGTTGTGGCTCGTCGCTCTCGGGTGGCTCGTGGCGCGCGCGGACACGACCGCCCGTCGGATCCTCGTGTCCGCGGTCACGGTCGCGGCGACCTTCGGATTCTTCGGCGATCCGTGGCGCGAGGCGATCGTGGCAGAAGGGATCCTCGCCCTGGTATGGATCAGGGCCATCCCGCTCCCCCGCATCGCGGTGCCCCTCGTGGTGACGGTGGCCGGCGCATCCCTGTTCGTCTACCTCACGCACTGGCAGGTGTATCCGCCGTTCGAAGAGAGCGCACCGTGGCTCGGCACGCTGCTGTCGTTCGTCGTCGGCGTGATCGCCTACCGGCTCTATCTCAGCGCCGGCGCCGGTGCTGCGGCCGGGTGGGCGCGGCTGCGCCGCGCGACGGCGCCGCTCAGCCTGCGGCTGCGCCGCGCGTGA
- a CDS encoding tyrosine-type recombinase/integrase, with product MPTRRLPSGKIQARRWDKDRATYVSLGTFDDDDAAEKAITKADLIEEMGLVPESSGTKKTPRSKGREPFAKYAERKLNLKKHKLKRTTFHTYSFNLQAHLIPTFGKTALADITPEMVETWWTTMEQNPHGRRKAYALLNQTMRRAVRERIISDNPCQVEGATKDPSKKRPTFTMGDFRMLHDLAGDDQMRAMLWVLVGTGARAGEALALRWEDIDLDAGKLDIHRHLTNYGEFDGTKSHDDGRRVLVMPSQAADALLKLFQARHPAPADRVFLTAYGKPMSYNCFSYNFVKVKRACGLDDIHAHDLRHVHLTAFGKSATLAEVMSRAGHTDYRSSLRYQHVDEERQKELVSKMSF from the coding sequence ATGCCAACACGCAGACTGCCCAGCGGGAAGATTCAGGCCCGTCGCTGGGACAAGGACAGAGCCACGTACGTCAGCCTGGGTACGTTCGATGATGACGACGCCGCCGAGAAGGCCATCACGAAGGCCGACCTCATCGAAGAGATGGGATTGGTGCCGGAGTCCAGCGGCACGAAGAAGACGCCGAGGTCCAAGGGCCGCGAGCCCTTCGCCAAGTACGCAGAGCGCAAGCTCAACCTGAAGAAGCACAAGCTGAAGCGGACGACGTTCCACACGTACTCGTTCAACCTCCAGGCCCACTTGATTCCCACGTTCGGGAAGACCGCCCTGGCCGACATCACGCCGGAGATGGTGGAGACGTGGTGGACGACGATGGAACAGAATCCGCACGGACGCCGGAAGGCCTACGCGCTTCTGAATCAGACGATGCGCCGCGCGGTCAGGGAACGCATCATCAGCGACAACCCGTGTCAGGTAGAAGGGGCGACCAAAGACCCATCGAAGAAGCGGCCCACGTTCACGATGGGTGACTTCCGGATGTTGCACGATTTGGCCGGGGACGACCAGATGCGCGCAATGCTGTGGGTTCTTGTCGGCACGGGTGCGAGAGCAGGCGAAGCCCTCGCGCTCCGATGGGAGGACATCGACCTTGACGCAGGGAAGTTGGATATCCACCGCCACCTGACCAACTACGGAGAGTTCGACGGGACCAAGTCCCACGACGATGGCAGACGGGTTCTGGTCATGCCCTCACAAGCCGCTGACGCTCTCCTGAAGCTGTTTCAAGCCCGCCACCCGGCACCCGCCGACAGAGTCTTTCTGACGGCCTACGGCAAGCCGATGTCGTACAACTGTTTCTCGTACAACTTCGTCAAGGTCAAGCGCGCTTGCGGTCTCGATGACATCCATGCTCATGACCTTCGCCACGTGCACCTGACCGCCTTCGGCAAGAGCGCCACCCTGGCAGAAGTCATGAGCCGGGCCGGGCACACGGACTATCGTTCCTCGCTTCGTTATCAGCACGTGGACGAGGAACGACAGAAGGAGCTTGTCTCCAAGATGAGCTTCTAG